The genomic stretch CGTACAAAGCCGCCGTCAAGCTCAAGACTGCGGCTTCATCTCTCGGGATTGTCCGGCATATGATAGCGTATGCGAATCGAAATGCGTTGAATTATGTTCCACAAGTTGTTTGGGAAAGGAAAGAGAGGAATAGGGTTGTGATTAGGGATGGTGAGTCGAATACATGTCCGGTTTGTGGGAGAAGATTTTATACCAATGAGAAGCTTATGAATCATTTTAAGCAGATTCATGAGACGGAACATGTGAAGAGGTTGAATCAGATTGAGTCTGCTAGAGGGAGTAGGAGAGTGAAGTTGGTGGGTAAGTATTCCATGAAGATGGAGAAGTATAAGAATGCTGCAAGGGATGTTTTGACAACCAAGGTGGGGCGTGGTTTAGCGGATGAGGTGGAGCAGGCAGGGTTTTGGATTCGGAGTGTGTTGGATAAGCCACAGGGGGTGAAAGTCGCATTGAGACATCACATTGTGGACATGATGGATCACAGGAGATTTGACTGTTTGATGCTTGTGTCGGATGATTCGGATTTTGTGGATGTTGTGATGGAGGCAAAGTTGAGATGTCTGAAGACGGTTGTTGTGGGGGATTTTGGCGATGGGGCTCTGAAGAGGGCTGCGGATTCTGGTTTTTCTTGGAATGAAATTTTGATTGGGAAGGCTAAAAAGGAGGCAGTGTCAGTTGTGGGGAAATGGAAAGACCGTGATGTGTTGAAGAGATTGGAATGGACATACAAGTCAGATGAGGATCAAAGTTTGCATAAATGGAATGATGAGGTTTATGGTGAAAGCGAGAGATTGGAGTGGACATACAAGACAGATGTGGATCAGAGTTTGCATAAATGGAATGATGAGGTTTATGGTGAAAGTGAGGATGACGATATCGAACGTTTTGTTGGTGAGGCGAATGACAATTTGGGGAAGGATGATACTTGCAGTTGGTGGGAGCTTGACTCTGATTCCGAGGCCATTTCATCACAATCATCCCGATGACACACGACTCCTTGTGAAACCTGGTCGACTATCATGTATTCTACTGAGTTTGTGGTTTTGGTCAGGCACGTTCAGTTACCTATTCTTGGCTAGTGTATGCCCTATTTCAAGACATAGTGAATTGTGTGCCTGGATTATCAGTTTCTGTaagtaaattttaaaaaaattagtgcCCAATtggtttgtgttttgtaggtTCATGATGGGAAAGGTGAGGAAAAAGCATAGGCAAATTCTGTTTTGTGGTAGTACTCAACAGGTATATTCATCTtttactttattattttaacTTTCTTACCCGTTCGTTTTAAAAATCATCTAAGAGTCAGCAAGGAAAATGTTGTGTTATAGCTACTTTAGCATGGATTCGAGATGAAGTGATGGATTGTTGTAGTTATTCATCATGTGATAAGagttgtgataaaaaaaaaaacagaaattttgGAAGAAACATTCTATGAAATGCTGCCTAGAAAGAACAATCATAAGGATTTGACGTAAGATAGGAGTGTCGGCTGTCGACTACCTGAtgccctccccctcctcctttaTCCGGGCTTGGGACCGGCAATGTAAGATAAACTTACACAGGCGGAGTTGCTGCCTAGAAAGAAATGCAGACAAATATGTAAATAGTTCtactttaaattatttaatagttaatacaTTGCTGCAAGAGTGTTTGCATTGCAGTTGGTGGTATTAGGTCCGCCGATATACAGGTAAAGCGTATATGATATTgtgataatattatttttacatatttcaaaagaaaacGAATAAGTTAATTAATTGTTGCAATGCAATCTAACTAGGAAAAACAGTTATTTCTGAAATTGGcgtaaaaattataatatttgtaaACTACATTTTCATTCCGACCAAaaactttatttcttaaaaGGATTTGATCCTTTACCTctcaatgaaaatttttatgatATAGTAATGCTATTTTTTCAATCTGGTTGCTTGTTCGAGAAACAAGCATGCTCGAACTTTTACTTTTAACAATGTATAAACTTCTCATTTTCATGAATCTTTGGGTGCGTACCAGGTGGCACAGGTAGTGCAGAGGGTTGATGAGCATATATTCTCAGCTGGTACAACAGCCTGGTGCTCAACAGCCATCGTGGGTTCCCTTTTGTTTACAGTTATTGTAGATTTAAGTATTGATATGCCTGTATTATGTTGATCTTCgtaagttaagttttattttcggcTTCCTAATTGTGTATGTTTGTACTTGTTATTCCCCCTACTGCTAGAAAGATGAATCAATTTGGTTAATTTCTTTCTCCATGGTGTATTTAAGTTGAAAAAGGTGATAATTTAGGAAGCTGATTGACCTGCTGCAGAAAGTGGATGATCTTTTATACTAGTGAAACTTTTTGTATGATACCATGCAGCAAACCTCTGCTTCTTTTGCTTGCCAAATCTTGATTTCAAATAAAATGGCTTCAGTTAAACTCGGTGTCAGATTAGTCATGCCTCCTCTTCGTTTTCATGCTGTTGCAGATCGAACGGTATTCGATGTGTGCCCAaggttccattttttttctttccaaaaaagaTAGGTTGCAGAATACATATTGTTCATTTCTCTGTACAACCCTTATGTCACAATTTAGGTCTGATAACATTGTAAATTTATGTCGGGCAAACAGAAAAACGCATTCTCGTTCATTCACCTCTCTCTACCCAGTATACGCTCGCTTATGACAATTTATTTGGTTGTTTCCTTGCCACCACATTGAGAGAGAGCGCTGAACTCGACTTCATTTGAAGGCTTTACAGAATTTGTAGTCCCTGTCGGATGTTATACAGAATTTGCAGTACCTGTTTTCTAGTTTGATTACCATCAAGGATCGATCGTTGTGTCGGACTCATTGTTATTTACAGCAGACTTTTGAACATACAAAAAGACCTGCACAAAGAGTTGGTTATGACAATGACCGTTCCCTTCGAATCTAGTATTTTGATGTCACCTGTAGCAAAGCGAATGCTGCAGTCATTCATGCCTTGGGACATTTCTCGACGTTAATGGTTCTGGCGATTTCTCTCCGTCGAGTGGCGTTAGGGCAGATTTCCAAGCAGGGTTCTTTGAGAGTGGCATCATCTTCAGGAAGTGGGGGGAGGACACCGAATTTAAACTGCCGTATTCAACTTCAGTCGGGTCAATTGCAGGACAATCAATGTGGAAATGAGTAGAGCTGTAGAAGAGGTCTCGGGGTTTTACCTGGCAGCTGTAATCGACGAAGTTCGGCTCCATCACTAACGGAACGCCCATATAATCTTTGATGAAAGCCTGTAGCAACCGTTTTTATGGATTTCGAACCAATCAGTTACTACTTAGTTTCTATGAAAAAGAATACTTTGTATTTCTCGTAGAAGCGGCCGTGAACAGGCTGTTACTGTCTACTTCGACAGTCCAGTATTTACTCGAAAAAAAAGAGTTACTGACCTGAGTGGGAAGCTTGCAAGTATTCAGACAGATACCGACGCATTTGCTTTCTTCCAAGTACTTGCATTTCTCTACAAACACCTGCATCAACGGCGGACCCTCCCATCCATTACGACAACCATTATCCGACCTCAGAAGGGAATAATGAAAGAATAAGACAGCGAACTCACTCACCCCACTGTTCCATGAAGTCCCGTCTGGTAAGTCGACTGAGTTTACTGTGCAAGGACCCATAAGCCATTGACAAGTAATTGCAGTCACCCTTGCAACCATGATGGCAGCTACTTTTCCTCCTTGTAAAGGTGCTACCAGCAACTTATAAAGGTCTAACAGTAACGGCGGGAACAAGGATCTCAATATTCTTACCTGCCATTTCAGCACAAAGCACATACATAACACTCGCTTATGGGATCATCCAGTCATTTGACGAAAATACTTGGCTCCTTACATCTAAGTGAATAATTTGTCGGTGTGAGGGTCACACCTCGCAACATATCAGCTATGTCAGCCCCCCATAGTATAACACGTGGGTTAATAGCTACATCTGACAGtgtcagttttttattttctccctaACAAGTTACTTCACGTTACGTCGGTATATGTTTCAGTTTGTGATTTGCAGGTAAGGAATCGAGCAACGTTCTTTGTTAATTTGGGGATGACACTTACGCAAGGatatagaaagagagaaagagagtagCGAGTACCGCAGCTTCTTTAGCGTGAGAATTGGTTGGACTTGTGAGCATAAGCCGATTCGCCACATCAATGAGTCCG from Pyrus communis chromosome 7, drPyrComm1.1, whole genome shotgun sequence encodes the following:
- the LOC137741054 gene encoding uncharacterized protein codes for the protein MLTHLKFRHILCTVQSSRPETLISFTQLVRYCHFQLKTGFNSSNPSSCLAPKKISENSVAIFWDLDTRPPKSVSPYKAAVKLKTAASSLGIVRHMIAYANRNALNYVPQVVWERKERNRVVIRDGESNTCPVCGRRFYTNEKLMNHFKQIHETEHVKRLNQIESARGSRRVKLVGKYSMKMEKYKNAARDVLTTKVGRGLADEVEQAGFWIRSVLDKPQGVKVALRHHIVDMMDHRRFDCLMLVSDDSDFVDVVMEAKLRCLKTVVVGDFGDGALKRAADSGFSWNEILIGKAKKEAVSVVGKWKDRDVLKRLEWTYKSDEDQSLHKWNDEVYGESERLEWTYKTDVDQSLHKWNDEVYGESEDDDIERFVGEANDNLGKDDTCSWWELDSDSEAISSQSSR
- the LOC137741055 gene encoding beta-carotene isomerase D27, chloroplastic, with protein sequence MKASAVVGPPTTIFSRSSPPPQFQSQPKTQLLRNQRFWVSSSLIKEPQSQFREKQQKLGVMDELFLKVFRSKMAEEVGWDSEKPGYDGLIDVANRLMLTSPTNSHAKEAAVRILRSLFPPLLLDLYKLLVAPLQGGKVAAIMVARVTAITCQWLMGPCTVNSVDLPDGTSWNSGVFVEKCKYLEESKCVGICLNTCKLPTQAFIKDYMGVPLVMEPNFVDYSCQFKFGVLPPLPEDDATLKEPCLEICPNATRRREIARTINVEKCPKA